Part of the Scyliorhinus canicula chromosome 8, sScyCan1.1, whole genome shotgun sequence genome is shown below.
CCGCGGTGTTAAAATTCAGCTCcttcccctcaaatgttacccagagtttggccgggaataacgtcccaaatttcacattacttttgtagagtgctgATTTGGCCCGGTTGAACTcagcccttagaacatagaacagtacagcacagaacaggcccttcggccctcgatgttgtgccgagcaatgatcaccctactcaaacccacgtatccaccctatacccgtaacccaacaacccctccccttaaccttactttttaggacactacgggcaatttagcatggccaatccacctaacccgcacatctttggactgtgggaggaaaccggagcacccggaggaaacccacgcacacacaggcaggacgtgcagactccgcacagacagtgacccagccgggaatcgaacctgggaccctggagctgtgaagcatttatgctaaccaccatgctaccgtgctgccccttttacaTAGAACCTTTACATAGCCCttcttttacatagaacatacaatgcagaaggaggccgttcagcccatcgagtctgcaccaacccacttaagccctcacttccaccctacacccataatccaataaaccctcttaacctttttggccactacgggcaatttatcatggccaatccacctaacaagcaggtctttggactgtgggaagaaaccggagcacccggaacaaacccacgcccacacggggagaacgtgcagactccgttcagacagtgacccagcagggaatcgaacttagaaccctggccctgtgaagccacaatgctagccacttgtgctaccgtgcttcccacttttggccaggtccaccccaatgtcctggtacaccctcaTGAACTTCCCTGCCCACATGTTCGATCTCGTCTGCCAGGCCCACTTTAGGATTTTTTTCTCGGTCTTGGAACCGGTGCAGCTTCGCGATAATCGTTCtgggctgctccccggctttggCCCTGGGTCGAAATGACCTCTGTGCCCTGTCTGTTTCTGGGGAGTTTGGAAATTTCTCCCTTCCTattaggttgcccagcatttgggagaTGTAGCCTGctgggtctctgccctccatcccctctagcagacccactattttaacaTTCTGCCATCTGGATCTGTTTTCCTGATCCTCCACTTTTCCTCTTAGGGCCCCCGGGACATTACCAGCCTTTTCACCTCGGTTTCCAGAGTtacaatcctgtcgctctggcCCGTGGCGGCCCTCACCTGCTCCAGAATAGTTTTCTCttgcgcctccaccttccttcccaGGCCATCAATGGTTCGCTGCATTGTCCCCACCAGCATCCCCTTCATCATTGTGTGGAGCTCCGACCTGAGTGCCTCCTACATGGCGTTTATCTTTGTTTTTATCTCATCCTTTATGGCGTTTATCTCCGTTTTCAGCACACTTCTCCATTCCTGTGGGGGGGTTGCCGCATCCAGTACCTGCTCCGCTGCTCCGCTCGCCAGCTTTTCCGCTTCCTGGGGTTCCCCTGAACCTCCGCCTCGCCTCGTGGGGCTGACTGCCTGCGCGGCCGCAGCTCCTGCCTTTTTCCTTCGCCTTCGCCGCTGCTCCTTCTTGCATCTCGCTGTCCCCTCGATTTATTATTTGCAGGCATATTTCTGTTATGTGCTTTTCTCTTTTTGCTGGGTTTTGGTGCGAAaaagaaattatttttttcaaagaaaAAACTCCAAagggtttttctttttaaattccccttttaaaaaaaagatttttttcagtttttaaatcttttcaggagagggaaaaaaattaaattaaaaaaattgtcTTATCCTCTTCGTGCTCTCTGAGTCCTCCGACTTGCAGGCTGCTTCTTGGTCGcgatccccactcctcctccacgtgcagcCCACCGGGAAACACCCCGAAAAAGGCGCGATTTCGTGGACTTGCGGGAGCCCCTTTGCTGCGGCCGCCGATATCATTCACTTGTGAACTGTTGATAAGAAATCCGGAAGGGTTGTTCAGTTAAATAGAACAGGGAATGGGAAACtttcattttcaaaacaaaaGATATGAGGAACATGCACGTTGAATGTGGTATTAGACGGTGCGAAACATGGGGAGGTTTTATCTACATAAAAGTGTTTGTGAAAGAAAAGTTTGATTGTGAGTGTGTTGTAAAAATAGTTCAAAACGGAGGTCTAACAAGGCAAAACTTACGAAGTGAATATAAACTCTTAGTGTTAGTTAAAGTCACAAGGCATAAATAAATGGAGAATATGACAGCTCCGTCATTCTCGGCAATACAGAAACCCTTTCATAACTCGCCCAGCATAGTGAGATTCATTAGTAATTACAGAACCCGACTTTTCTCTAAATGACACGAACTAGATTTTCTCTTCATAAATATACTTCTAGtgctttctgcttttatttcgaTTCCAATATTTGCAGTTTTCCTTTGTTTATATTAGCGACAGGCATTAAGATATATTAAGGGTGGAAATATACAGTTTATGACAGAATATATGCAGAATCGGGCACATTATTATAAACCAGTGGCATTTACAAATAAGTATTGCTATTACATAAAATTAATTAATAATAGTCTAAATTATATACTTTTCGTCGATAAGACATATTTCTAATGCAGCGCCCTAATGGGTACAACAGAATTTTATTCAATGttttttttggcgggggggggggggggggggcacattggcaTCGCTATTCATTCTGCAGGACAATCATTGAGATTAGGGCCTGGATTTGTGACATTTAGACTTCATGAATTATATTTAATGTCTAGCGTGTTACTATAGAAGAAAACGGACCCCTTAGGAAATGATTCACCCGATACTTTCCACACATTAAAAACCGCCTTCAGATACTTAACGAAACAGCCTGGATCTCAAAGCTAAAAGATAATTCTTTACTCGGGCTTTCTTAAGGAAATGTAAAATAATACAATAAAGTGATAAGGCTCAACGACAGCTTCTAAGATCAATGATGATAGCCTTCAGAAACATATACCCCGAGTGACCGAATCAAACAGAAAGAACACGTTCCTCATGATGAGAGAACTCGCATTAAAATCAGTGTATAAGGGGgaggcaatggcgtagtggtattgtgtcTGGACGAGTCATCCAGATGCTCTGGGACCGTTTAGATTGTTTTGCCTTTTTGCGAATCCAGTATATTTTTCTGTGTCAAGGCGACAAGACGAAATGGATCTCGCAATTGAAAATGGATCAGACGGCAGCTTGCAGGACGGAGATTTGTCCACGGTGCGTtgaatatatatttaaaacaagCACTTCCATGTAGTGTCTGGAAACGCCGTGTATGGACGGGGAAGGTCAGCAGTGAGTTGAGGCGATGGACAGACATGCAGCGAATAAACCCGGCTGGGTAGCCCGCTGTTTGGCCCAGGGTCAGAGTCAGCGGACACATCAGGTCGAATGAGTTAGGAGGCAAATCTACTGAAGGAAGTTAAGCCGCACTACTGGGAGGACATCGGAAGATGGGCGATACTGttggggtacccccccccccccccccccccacccacccaatgaAACAGTAACAttctgctccggatccttctacATAAACTGCATGGTTTACAGAATTAATTTACTTAAACTCTTCCAATTCTGTCTTCAATTATTTCTAAAGATGCCGTTAAGTGTGACATAAATCAAACAACGATCTGAGTTTTAACTGAGCCCCCAAAAGACAATGTAGATAAATTACAGaaatgaattattttttaaatggaaatTAATAGAAACATAGACAGCCGAATAGTCCGCCTGTTCTACACTGGTTACTGCAGTCATTAACACCAGGTGAAAATCGAACAGatgtatttggaatcactagattTTGGATTAAACGACAGGTTAAACAACATCAAAGCGTGCTTTAAAAGTAAAAAAAGATACAATTGGCTCGGTATTAGCAAATGCGCAGAAAGTGACCTGAGATTGGTTGAGTCATGTAgagaatttttctttttttttagaaatcatGAACTGTAAGCACGTAATTGCTGTAAATGTAGTGATTTTTCTATAAATTAAGTGTCGAAAGATTTTAGGCTAAATATTTCATTTGAGCCTTTACATATTAATTCCTACAATATCGTTGTTGTATTTacagtatttttattttaaatttgtacATTTAACAGCAatatcaaagtttttttttaatgtccctGCCGTCCGCTATATCTTTTAGTACCAAAAGGGAAAAGGGAGGCGGGGTGTCTCTCTGGAAAAAGACAGCCACTCAATCGCTTTGTGTTAAATTACTTAAATATGTCACCACATCCCCGTGGTTATTTTGCATTGCCAGATCGATGGGTAGACGGTTGTTTCTGTCCCGGAGATTGGTGTCAGCATTCCCAATTTCTACCAGAATTTGCAGCGTGTCCAAGAAaccctctctggctacatcgtgGATGATTGCGATTTGTTGATTATCCTGCCGGTTGGGATCTGCGCCGTGTCTCAGGAGGAGCTGACAGAGTGAGGGACAGCCCATTTTCATCACCTgaaacaggagggagatggagagagagaatgaaagacATGTGCCTCAAAATTGCTGCTAAATAATTAAGACCCAGTGTTTAGCAGCACACGGAGCTGAATTTACCACACCTAAATTTGTATTCGATTTTTTCCTTTCCAGTTAATAGCCATAGAATCActccagcacagaaggaagacattcggcccgtccagtctgcaccgaccttccaaaggagcaccctacccaggccccatCCTTATCCTCGTCAGCCCACCTAaacttgtggacactaagggacaatttagcgtggccaatccacctagtctgcacatttttggaccatCCCGATGGCCCTTGTTCACAACTTTTTAATATTCGTCTATTATATCAATGGGCTAGGTGGATAAATGCTGGTGTGTGGATAAATCTGTCAGCAAATGCGTTGTTTTCTTAATTCTATTTCCTTCCTTGATTTAAATGTTCGGATAATTGAATTCTCAGCTCCCCATCTTTGTTACTTCTGGGATTTAATGTAGTTCTAAAATGATTCAATTCCTTAAGAAGAATTAACGGtatatgtaaaaaaaaaggcAACAATTACAGCAAAGTCTAGCCTCAGATAGTTATCATGGCACTGGAGGAACAGAACAGAGGTTAAAACATTCCGTTTTTAACATACTGCCTAATCCCAGTTGAAATTGCATTTCCCAGGTGCCtggattattgtcacgtgtacggaggtacagtgaaaagtatttttctgcaagcagctcagcagatcattcagtacatggaagaaaagggaattaaacaaaattcaagaaaatacatgagaatacataatagggcaacacaagataacgAGTATAaattaagttaaaagtggatctgttgtggAGAGCTTGCTGAGAGtcacctcgctccggcgccatcttggattgTCTGTCAAATTGAATGGGAGAAATCGACAACAAAATTTAAAGTTACTTCAAAACAAAAATCATCCTGGTAGAGGTTTGGACAACACATTTCAAATATAAATATTATAAAATATAATTAGATGAAGCTTTTAAATCTGTAAATTCCAAATAAAAAATACTACAAACGTACAAAGATATTTTAGACATGGATatataaaaaacaaataaaatatttaCAATGACGCTTttcggcatttatttacagttaatTTGCATACGATAAGGATTAAAATAAATGATAGCTTATGGTTTTTAAAATGCAGAAAAATCTTCTGCAGCACATAGTTAAGCTTTTGTTACTTTTTCTAGTCTCTCTTTCTGGCTGCACATCCAATTTTCCCCACAAAGCTCCTTGGGCTCGGTCTTTACTTTTAAGGCCCGATTTATAGCGATTCATTTGGGTTGACGCCGTTTCCcagttaaatttaaaaataacaaatctcaatTCGTTCAATGTCCAGAGTCCAccattaaaataatttattgtgaaTTATGCGACATCAGATTCAATCAGTACGGATTAATATCCTTGATCAGGAGTGGAAGATTAATTTCTCCTATTTGGACTGCCTTGGAGTCATTAATTTATCTACAGCTTATTGAGCGAGCCTTGTTCCTTGTTTTGCTTCATATTGGTAGAATTTTCAGTATTGGATACATATCCATTTCGTTAGTTTTATCTGCCGTTGATATTAATAAAATACACACTCCATTAAATACAGACTCAATTTAAATTGATCGATATTGATAGTTTCCTTataatgtacagtaagaagttttacaacaccaggttaaagtccaacaggtttgtttcaaacatgagctttcggagcactgctccttcctcaggtgctcaccccagtccaacgccggcatctccacatcatggctaccttatAATGTAGGCATCAAATGACACCAAAAATAACGTTTCTTTTGTAatatattaaaaataattttacagtTAGAATCTTCTTCGTTTTATTTGGATCCCTCTATAAAAGTGCGGGTCGGTTTAAAATACTTCCGGTATTTAAAACTGCCAATGCTTTAAAATTGGAACATCTCCTGCCGCAAAATTATATTCCCTCCTCCAAAatgaacccaaaatttgaatcaGCGAATTAATTGAACAGGTAATAGAGACTGAGGAAAGTGCTCCTCAGAGATATCGGTTGGCAATTGCTTAGCCGTGCAAAGATTAACAGTCAAGTTGCGTAAATCACAAGGAGGAAATGCATTTTTATGATGAGCGAAACGCAATaatagaatatttttaaaaatatgtacctGTATAGGAGTCCTGTCAAAACTATTGATACCATTTGGgtctgctccattattcaacAATTGTTCTACCTTGCCAATGTTCCCTTGAGCTGCTGCATTTGCAAGTTCGTCGTTATTGGCCATGGTGCCCGGTTAATTtgttttccttctgcactgttcagaAAATAACAGTAacaataatgaatccaagctggCTACTTTTTCAGCCTCCAACCTGTTATCGCACTGAGTGACAGGTCCCTTTGTGTGAGAGTATTTAAATAGTTTCAGAAGGTGGAGTGATTTCAGTAAACCATTCTCTGGCCGGTTTTTTTTTGAGTGACAAAGATACATAGATTAGGTGGGAGGAACTGCTGGCTGGCTCACTCTGCGCATCGACGACAGTGGGGGGCCCGGCGAGGGGCGCTGCTCCTTGGCCGACGAGCCGCTTGCTGAGATATGTTCAGACTTGCCTGTGCGCATGACTGGGAGGAGGGTAGGGGCGGAGGTCTGACGTCATGTCACGACAGTGATCTGGCCCGAGAGAAAGAAGCCGTCCAACTGAGGGCGGCAATCGTGCGCATGCGCAAGACCGCAACCGCCAACGCGCCTGCGCTGGGCTGATCAGCAGGTCAGGAATGGGTGccggattatggggggggggggaagcaagagTGCTGACTAATGATCAAGTTCAACACAAAAAGAAGCCCTCCCCAGATTTAACAGGGTTCACAGATAGACTGGCCTCACTGCCTGCAATTCCAGCAGGTTCCCTGCGGAGTAGCAACCTTGGGGCGCGTGCGCGGTGGAGGGCGCGAGAGTTAAGAAAGGGAACATCCTCGTCCTGAGTTCGAGTCCAGATTCCGCCGAGGACCCCGGGCTCAACTCTGCGCCCGCTGGAAGGGCATCACTGCCGCCGTCTGCAGCAGCTTCCGGTCAGCGCCTTTTGCAAGCACAGAGCTGTTTGATCATTTTTGCACGAGAACGTTCACTGATGTAATTTAAATGCATGCGGATAATCTAACTTGTGTTTGTTTAAATTGATGTTCTTGTGCGGTTGCGTTTATAATTTGAGATAACGGCGaggccaggctcgggctgacaatAGCTTTACTGTCAAGTTCGCAATCTGGAATAATGACCTTACGTTTATTGGAAAACCCGGAACCCAGACCTCCTGAATAACGATCATGTAGGTTAGGTTGTGAACTGCTAACGCGTGCTCCCATTGTTACTGTATAAAGTAACGTTTCCTCCAGTTCAGCACCCTTTCGGCTCTGTGAAGCACGTTTAGATGTCTGGAGGTCCCGAAAATTGCTCAATAAATGCCGGGATCATACTAAGAATTTTTCAATAACCGGAAAATATAGGCCAGAAAGATAAGTATAATACGAACAAATtagagaagaacatagaacagtacagcacaggcccttcatgttgtgccgagcaatgatcaccctactcaaacccacgtatccaccctatacccgtaacccaacaaccccccttaaccttactttttttaggacactacaggcaatttagcatggccaatccacctaacctgcacatctttggactgtgggaggaaaccggagcacccggaggaaacccacgcacacacgtgcagactgggcacagacagtgacccagccgggaaccgaacctgggactctggagctgtgaagcatttatgctaaccaccatgctaccgtgctgccccagagtttAGACCCGTCACACATAAATCCTGCCGCAGTGAAATAAATATAAATATTCACTGAAAAAGTGCCAAAATGGAAGGAAGGGGTGTCAGTTGGGTTTATCGTTTGGAACTCATCCGATAACTGGGACCACGTAGAGCATTTCGTTTTAATAGTAATACTGTGCAGATGTTATAACGCATTCATGTGCATAACTATGAATTATAAGTCCACCTTCAAATATCAGATTGTGTAAACTGCCGGAGGCGTGATACAATCATTTAATGCAATAATTAGAACAAACACTGATATTGCAAACGCCGCCGAGGCAAACGTTCCTCGCAGATTTCAACAAAAAAAGATCAATCCCCATTACTGTGAGTTTActgaggtcgtgcagtttttgtTGGTCTGTGCCATTCCAGGAAGaacattaattattttttttttaaactcgcgATAATCGACAATCATCAAGtggggaattttttttttgtttaaaaagcgGTGGTTGAAATAAACGCATTAATATTCTCCCTGGCTCATAACATCAATGCATTGATACTGAAAGAATGTATCATTCACATTATTGCTACATAGTCTTAGTGTGAGCGAGCATTTTACCTTTTAGCTTGGTTGCCACAAGGAATTTGTTCCTCTGGTGAGGTGTCCGTTCCACTGACTTGTGTATGTGGATATTCTGCTGGTTTCTTAATTCCGGGTTCCCAAGCCCACCCTCTGCGGGGCTTTCACGATCACCACTTTACCTGCCATCCTCAGGGCTGGTGTGAGTTCCTGCCCGTTAATCATCACACATAAAGGCATTGCCTTTGAAAGTACGCGATCACCACCCACCATCACTCTAtaatccaaagtgaataactctTCCCCCCTCAGGATAAAATTAGACTTTCAATTGAATTGATGCTGTTTTATTCAATGGAGATGATTTTCTCCTAATACTGATTACTTCGGGGACCCGAATCGAATATCGAAATTAGATATCTCTTTTAATGTTCAAAGAGAATAGATATCCAATGCTGTGTGCAATGATTGGCTGCCACTATTAGCTTTGTTTTTTTCACTTGCACTGCACCATTCCCGATATATAGTTTACATTCCCCCAGCACCCGAGtcagtatttttcttttcaaaatggctcccttctctgctatATTTTAAATTGTTTAATAATAAGGATGAGCACCTATATTGTTTTATCTCAATTCCCACCGTCACACGTGATAATCTGTTCATTGATAATTGAACAGTGACAGCTGCCAAATGTAATTATTTCTAGCTGAATATTCTAAACAGACGTATTTATGGCAAAAGTGGAACTATATTATTCCAAGCAAATTCGTTTTTGGATCGCAATTTCCCTCTTTGCGTTTGCTTtcaatacacacatatatatttaaaatgaCATTGATATGAATGCAAACTTTGCAAAGAGGCAATAGTTGTATGAATAAATAAGGACAATGTTTTCTTTCACTATTTGCAGGCTGTGGTCTGATTTAGTAACATGCTAGCCTTATTTGCCTTTTTCATtaccccgtgtcggcgtgggtttcctctggatgctccggtttcctcccaacgtccaaagatgtgcaggttaggtggattggccatgctaaattgccccaagatggagttatagggataggctccaggtgggttgctctttcagagggccggtgcagaattgatgggccgaatgcaatgtaggggttctatgatttatTGCACAGCCCCCCAAAAAGCGTGACCAAAAGGTCTTTCTCGATCTCGGCTTATGGTAGAAATTATTTTATCCTTACGCTTTATATTTTGCAAATCGGATTAAGATCAACGATAGAAGCTATGTATTGCTCACCGACCATGCTTCTCATCGAAGATCTGAGGAATAATTGCCAGCGGCGACTGCATCAGCTCAATAAACAAGTTAAAAGACAGTGCGGGCTCGTAATCGGCTATCACAGGCCAATTGCTGTGAGATAGCTTAGCAACATTAGATAGGAAATTAGATAGGAAATCAAAGTTATTTtaggaaataaataaatcaacACTTGCCTAATGTGGATACACATGGCGAATATGTTGTCTCTGAGAAAAGCCTGTCAAGTTTTTTCTCAATTGATGATGCTGTATATTTGCAAGTTGTTATAGATGAAATTAATCATCACACATGATTTGTATAATAGAATTAAGTAATGTATAGAAGTCACTTGAAAATAAAAAGCTATCTTAAATGTGATATTTTGGCAAAGCAGGAGGCTGTTCGACCCTGTTGTCATGCACTGAGTTGGAATTAGTACAAGTATCTTGAGACATTAGaatcattcaacccatcgagtctgcaccgaccttccgaaaaagcaccctaccaaggcccactcccccgccctatccccataacactgtaaccccacctaacctgcacatctgctgacacgaaggggcaatttatcatggccaatccacctaacctgcgcatctttggattgtgggggaaactggagcccggaggaaattcacacagacagggagagaaagtgcaaactccacacagtcactcaaggccggaatcgaacctgtgcccctggaactgtgaggcagtacTTTTAGAAACGTAACTAGTGTTCAGATTTCCCTCTGTAGTTTGGATGTTTTTCCTTTATAGATTCGTAAGTTATGGAGAGATATAAATAATCATATTCAAGCTATTGAGATGAATGCAGGTCCACTTTATGCTTCTAGCATGACATCATCATGTGTCAGTTGTGCATATATCAATAAACACAGTATGCCTTAATAGCCACTCCGCCATGAACATCAGTTGGTTTTCTGATACATATGTTTGAACAGTTGTTTCAGTGGTATCAGTCACAATAATAAACACACAGAATGTAAACATGGCCTGACTATGAAGTCACATTTCGAGTTATATTCCCTTAGTTGTTTAACATTTAGTTCCCTTTCCGAGATTTGGAGCCAAATGTTTATATTACACTAAAATGCAATTCTATTCCACAGGTTCCCTGAAATCAGGTCATTCAAAATTATCCTATACATGCTTCATTGAGTGACC
Proteins encoded:
- the cdkn2a/b gene encoding cyclin-dependent kinase 4 inhibitor B, with amino-acid sequence MANNDELANAAAQGNIGKVEQLLNNGADPNGINSFDRTPIQVMKMGCPSLCQLLLRHGADPNRQDNQQIAIIHDVAREGFLDTLQILVEIGNADTNLRDRNNRLPIDLAMQNNHGDVVTYLSNLTQSD